In Entomomonas moraniae, one DNA window encodes the following:
- the tssC gene encoding type VI secretion system contractile sheath large subunit: MSSSSQEAKSKSVATEHSILDRIIAETKLTPEDEAYNVAKQGIAVFIEELLKPQNKNEPIKKALVDRMINEIDEKLSRQMDEILHHPDMQSLESTWRGLKLLVDRTDFRENNKIEILNVSKQDLLDDFEDAPEIFKSGLYKHVYTAEYGQFGGMPVGSILGNYYFGPSSPDVKLMQYLSAVACMAHAPFIAAAGPQFFGLEAFTGLPDMKDLKDHFEGPLFTKWQSFREQEDSRYCGLTVPRFLLRNPYDPEDNPVKTFTYKENVSESHEHYLWGNTAFAFGTRLTDSFAKYRWCPNIIGPRSGGAVEDLPLHHFESMGEIETKIPTEVLVSDRREYELAESGFIALTMRKGSDNAAFFSANSVQKPKFFGISEEGKNAELNYKLGTQLPYLFVISRLAHYIKVLQREQLGSWKERVDLERELNKWIRQYIADQENPSAEVRGRRPLRAAQIIVTDVEGEPGWYRVTVNVRPHFKYMGADFTLSLVGKLDKE, from the coding sequence ATGAGTTCTAGCTCACAAGAAGCAAAATCCAAGTCAGTTGCTACAGAGCATAGTATTCTTGATCGCATCATTGCTGAGACTAAGCTAACTCCAGAAGACGAGGCTTATAATGTTGCTAAGCAAGGTATTGCTGTTTTTATTGAGGAGTTATTAAAGCCTCAGAATAAAAATGAGCCTATTAAAAAGGCACTTGTTGATCGTATGATCAATGAAATTGATGAAAAGCTTAGTCGTCAAATGGATGAGATTTTACACCATCCAGACATGCAAAGTCTTGAATCAACATGGCGCGGTTTGAAATTATTGGTTGATCGTACGGACTTCCGTGAAAATAATAAAATAGAAATTTTAAATGTTTCAAAACAAGATTTATTAGATGATTTTGAAGATGCACCAGAAATCTTTAAGTCAGGCTTATATAAACATGTATATACTGCAGAATATGGTCAATTTGGTGGTATGCCAGTAGGTTCTATCCTAGGTAACTATTATTTTGGGCCAAGTTCTCCTGATGTTAAGTTAATGCAATATTTATCAGCAGTTGCTTGTATGGCTCATGCACCATTTATTGCGGCGGCAGGTCCTCAATTCTTCGGTTTAGAAGCTTTCACTGGTTTACCTGATATGAAAGACTTAAAAGACCATTTTGAAGGTCCATTATTTACTAAGTGGCAAAGCTTTAGAGAGCAAGAAGATTCTCGTTACTGTGGATTAACTGTTCCTCGCTTCTTGTTACGCAACCCTTATGATCCTGAAGATAATCCTGTTAAAACATTTACTTATAAAGAAAATGTATCAGAAAGTCATGAACATTACCTATGGGGAAATACTGCCTTTGCTTTTGGAACTCGCTTAACAGACAGTTTTGCTAAATACCGTTGGTGTCCAAACATTATTGGCCCAAGAAGTGGTGGTGCTGTTGAAGACTTACCGCTACACCATTTTGAAAGCATGGGTGAAATTGAGACGAAGATCCCAACTGAAGTATTGGTTTCAGATCGTCGTGAGTATGAATTGGCAGAGTCAGGCTTTATTGCATTAACTATGCGTAAGGGCAGTGATAATGCAGCATTCTTTTCAGCTAATTCTGTACAAAAACCAAAATTTTTTGGTATCAGTGAAGAAGGTAAAAATGCTGAGCTTAATTATAAATTAGGTACACAATTACCTTATTTATTTGTGATTAGCCGGCTTGCACACTATATTAAAGTATTGCAACGTGAGCAATTAGGCTCTTGGAAAGAGCGAGTGGACCTTGAGCGTGAGCTTAACAAATGGATTCGCCAATACATTGCTGACCAAGAAAACCCAAGTGCTGAAGTACGTGGACGTCGGCCATTACGTGCTGCACAAATTATTGTGACAGACGTAGAGGGTGAGCCAGGCTGGTACCGTGTAACAGTTAATGTCCGCCCTCACTTTAAATATATGGGTGCTGATTTTACCTTATCCTTAGTTGGTAAGTTAGATAAGGAGTAA
- the tssB gene encoding type VI secretion system contractile sheath small subunit produces MAKKESSVAPKERINVTFKPAIGDAQEEIEIPFKLMVLGDFTQRPDDRALEERKPVSIDKNTFNDVLEKQNLDLNISVPNRLQDEDPDSELAVNLQFKNMKDFDPANIVERVPELKKLMELRDALVALKGPLGNAPAFRKAIESVLADDESLDKVLKELGLSNAEKDAAKDKKGDK; encoded by the coding sequence ATGGCTAAAAAAGAGAGCTCGGTAGCACCTAAAGAGCGTATTAATGTAACATTCAAACCAGCAATAGGGGATGCTCAAGAAGAAATCGAAATTCCTTTTAAGCTAATGGTGTTAGGTGATTTTACTCAGCGTCCAGATGACCGTGCTTTAGAAGAAAGAAAGCCAGTTAGTATTGATAAAAATACATTTAATGATGTATTAGAAAAGCAAAACTTAGACTTAAATATTTCTGTTCCTAACCGTTTGCAAGATGAAGATCCAGACAGTGAGTTAGCTGTTAACTTACAGTTCAAAAATATGAAAGATTTTGATCCAGCAAATATTGTGGAAAGAGTACCAGAGTTGAAGAAGTTAATGGAATTACGTGATGCATTAGTAGCTTTAAAAGGTCCATTGGGGAATGCGCCTGCGTTTAGAAAAGCGATTGAAAGCGTATTGGCTGACGATGAATCTCTAGATAAAGTACTTAAAGAATTAGGTCTATCTAATGCCGAAAAAGATGCTGCTAAAGATAAGAAAGGAGATAAGTAA
- the tssA gene encoding type VI secretion system protein TssA, translating into MFVNPLLKNYESLLAPISMDSFVGQDSRYSENFEEIENSISSAAALFTNAVTDWPKVIELSVKLLTTQSKDIRVLCWFSWALFKKDSFEGLQVGLHITNTLIEKSWADIYPTKQRTRVSSFDWLVTRIEQLFQEAVPVYEHIPLFTALLEELKRLDGILTSQWPDQDNLPLIMPTCRRLERMLASDSETNKVDSQVASSAAAEAAVKASSLVSSTPSSLTVVSSLDNERDANKLLRTLQDNSRVLCTWWLNQRPTDIKALRLNRTLLWLIIETLPENKEGVTVLRPIPNDKINNYKERLAQGLYADLIVDVEASISKAPFWLDGQYIVWQCVKALRIDAAMVEIEVQLALFLERLPQLIELQFHDKTPFADENTVSWINEYVLPRLKSQTAQLATQSIIQESGEQAPWDVALHESIAVLSKVKLKESMSPLMEGLNKAKGEREKFFWRLCMAKLCLADKRYELAKTQLENLDDQICQLGIDKWEPALVLEVVYLLYKCCELLPQSQVIRESKEQLYKRLCFLNMDLIMDEN; encoded by the coding sequence TTGTTCGTTAATCCTTTATTAAAAAATTATGAATCTTTATTAGCACCTATAAGTATGGATAGCTTTGTAGGGCAGGATTCACGTTATTCAGAAAATTTTGAAGAAATAGAAAATAGTATATCAAGTGCGGCTGCATTATTTACGAATGCAGTAACTGATTGGCCAAAAGTTATTGAGTTAAGTGTAAAGCTTTTAACAACACAATCGAAAGATATTAGGGTTTTATGCTGGTTTTCATGGGCTCTTTTTAAAAAGGATTCTTTTGAGGGCCTGCAGGTAGGTCTTCATATTACTAATACACTTATTGAGAAAAGTTGGGCTGATATTTATCCCACTAAACAACGAACGCGGGTTTCTTCATTTGACTGGCTTGTTACGCGCATAGAACAGCTATTTCAAGAGGCAGTTCCCGTTTATGAACATATTCCTTTATTTACTGCACTTTTAGAAGAGTTAAAGCGACTGGATGGTATTTTAACTAGCCAATGGCCAGATCAGGATAATTTACCACTCATTATGCCGACTTGTCGCCGTCTTGAACGAATGCTTGCTAGTGACTCTGAAACTAATAAGGTGGATTCTCAAGTGGCTTCTTCGGCAGCGGCAGAAGCAGCCGTCAAGGCTTCTTCTCTTGTTTCTTCTACACCTTCCTCACTGACGGTTGTATCTTCACTAGATAATGAGCGAGACGCTAATAAATTACTTCGTACATTACAAGATAATAGTCGAGTTTTATGCACATGGTGGTTAAATCAAAGGCCAACTGACATTAAAGCATTACGCTTAAATCGTACGCTTCTATGGTTGATCATAGAAACGTTGCCTGAAAATAAAGAAGGTGTAACCGTTTTGCGGCCGATTCCTAATGATAAGATTAATAATTATAAAGAGCGTTTGGCACAGGGGCTTTATGCCGATTTAATTGTTGATGTTGAGGCCAGTATTTCTAAAGCACCATTTTGGTTAGATGGGCAGTATATTGTCTGGCAATGTGTCAAAGCATTACGTATTGACGCGGCAATGGTTGAGATAGAGGTACAGCTGGCATTATTTTTAGAAAGGTTGCCGCAATTAATTGAGTTACAATTTCATGATAAGACACCTTTTGCGGATGAGAATACAGTCTCTTGGATTAATGAATATGTCTTACCAAGACTGAAGAGTCAAACAGCGCAGTTGGCTACGCAATCAATTATTCAAGAGTCTGGTGAGCAAGCGCCTTGGGATGTTGCGTTGCATGAAAGTATTGCTGTACTTTCTAAAGTGAAATTGAAAGAGTCGATGTCTCCTTTGATGGAGGGGTTAAATAAGGCAAAAGGAGAGCGTGAGAAGTTCTTTTGGCGATTATGCATGGCTAAATTGTGTTTGGCGGATAAACGTTATGAACTAGCGAAAACACAATTAGAAAACTTGGATGATCAGATTTGTCAATTGGGCATTGATAAGTGGGAACCAGCATTAGTATTAGAGGTGGTCTATCTCTTGTATAAGTGTTGTGAATTGTTACCACAATCTCAGGTAATAAGAGAGAGTAAAGAGCAATTGTATAAAAGGCTATGTTTTTTGAACATGGATTTGATTATGGATGAGAACTAA
- the hrpA gene encoding ATP-dependent RNA helicase HrpA encodes MITERKLDNALLERLDQTMIADRYALRRDFFALKKRFDEKKMAQWIERLQSSSQKVLNRKQSIPTIHYDDSLPIAAKREEIKKAILDNQVVIIAGETGSGKTTQLPKICLEIGRGIHGMIGHTQPRRLAARSVGNRVADELGTPFGGLVGYQVRFEDKSTDETLIKLMTDGILLSETQHDRFLNRYDTIIVDEAHERSLNIDFLLGFLKVLLLKRPDLKLIITSATIDLDRFSKHFNDAPIIEVSGRTYPVDTWYRPLVSELDSEGNALEEDLSVDQGIIAALSEVEKFEKMNQRSAGDVLVFLPGEREIRDSADILRKANLRDTEVLPLYARLTPAEQQRIFQPAQTGRRIVLATNVAETSLTVPGIRYVIDSGVARISRYSYRAKVQRLPIEAISQASANQRKGRCGRVEAGVCIRLYSEEDFLSRPLFTDPEILRTNLAAVILQMLHLRLGQIEDFPFIEPPESKAIKDGFTLLQEISAVTLKGDLTNLGHQLARLPIDPRLGRMLIEGSRCGVLDELLIISSALSVQDPRERPIEKQQAADQAHAQWKDPDSDFAALVNLWRGFEEQRQALGANQLRSWCRRNFLNYLRLREWRDAHRQLLLICREMKLLTHQKTGVNHHESNVNYDAVHRAVLSGLLSHIGQKTEDNDYLGARQKRFWIHPSTGLAKKGPQWAMAAELVETTKLFARIVAKIDPVWLETLAQHLLKRTYLEPHWEKKRGQVVAFEQVTLYGLIIVGRRAVHYGPHDPVIARELFIREGLVRGEIISKTKCLEANRQLMERLDDLEAKARRRDIIADEETLYQYYDQYIPQDIYQTASFDKWYQRESKINPKLLIMTEADALARTADEVTTNQFPDSLELNGLTLSLSYVFEPGNPRDGVTIKVPAPLLPQLSKERLNWLVPGLLEQRAIALVRNLPKSIRKNFVPVPDFVKAALATIPFAHDSLYQALGQQLLRMTGVRIPDEAWLEAEEGLDDYLRMNIEVVDSLAKRLGEGRDLEALVIRFTKESQAALAIPKEKQVNKTVEAKHFDVLPTTQQHKVAGLSMTVYPALFEENSIVKEGRFSTQAEANYQHRRALQRLLLQQLAEQSKFLRNKLPLQTELGLYFKDFGRLDGLLDDILLASVDETILADEAILPRDAASLAVLAEQKRGAWFDNADLLVRLIANILNLYHGLQKYLKGKIDLSHAVSLADIKQQLANLVNLHFVRDTPLEWLKEYPRYLKAIEQRLVKLPTQLQKDRVYSAELSEYWHLYQEKRDKHLKEGRRDTALFLYRWMIEEYRVSLFAQQLGTKFPISDKRLKKQWQLVD; translated from the coding sequence AATGATTGGACACACGCAGCCAAGAAGATTGGCTGCTCGTAGTGTAGGAAATCGTGTAGCAGATGAGTTAGGAACTCCTTTCGGCGGTTTGGTTGGCTATCAGGTTCGATTTGAAGATAAGAGTACTGATGAGACACTCATTAAATTAATGACAGATGGTATTTTACTATCAGAAACTCAGCATGATCGTTTTTTAAACCGCTACGACACTATTATTGTTGATGAGGCACACGAACGTAGTTTAAATATCGATTTTTTGCTCGGATTCTTAAAAGTTTTATTACTTAAGCGACCTGATTTAAAGTTGATAATAACCTCAGCAACTATTGATTTGGATAGATTTTCAAAGCATTTTAATGATGCGCCTATTATTGAAGTATCAGGACGTACATATCCCGTTGATACATGGTATCGCCCGCTAGTCAGTGAGTTGGACAGTGAAGGAAACGCTTTAGAAGAAGACTTGTCGGTAGATCAGGGTATTATAGCGGCGCTTTCTGAGGTAGAAAAGTTTGAAAAAATGAATCAGCGCTCAGCCGGTGACGTTTTGGTTTTTTTACCCGGTGAGCGTGAGATTAGAGATTCAGCCGATATTTTGCGTAAAGCTAATTTAAGAGATACGGAGGTTTTACCGCTGTATGCAAGATTGACCCCAGCTGAGCAGCAACGTATTTTTCAACCGGCCCAAACAGGTCGTCGTATCGTATTAGCAACAAACGTGGCAGAAACATCTTTGACTGTTCCCGGTATTCGTTATGTTATCGACAGTGGTGTTGCCAGAATTAGCCGTTATAGCTATCGTGCTAAAGTACAACGGCTTCCTATTGAAGCGATTTCTCAAGCCAGTGCTAATCAGAGAAAAGGGCGTTGTGGTCGGGTTGAGGCGGGGGTTTGTATTCGTTTGTACAGTGAAGAGGATTTTTTAAGTCGCCCACTTTTTACTGACCCTGAGATTTTACGTACGAATCTTGCGGCAGTTATTTTACAAATGCTCCATCTTCGATTAGGGCAAATTGAAGATTTTCCTTTTATTGAGCCGCCGGAAAGCAAAGCGATTAAGGATGGTTTTACGCTATTGCAAGAAATTTCTGCCGTTACTTTGAAGGGAGATTTGACTAATTTAGGGCATCAATTAGCACGTTTACCCATAGACCCACGTTTGGGGCGTATGTTGATAGAAGGTTCGCGGTGCGGTGTTTTAGATGAATTATTGATTATTAGCAGTGCGCTTTCTGTTCAAGATCCGAGAGAGCGACCTATAGAAAAGCAACAAGCTGCCGACCAAGCTCATGCTCAATGGAAAGATCCAGACTCTGATTTTGCAGCGTTGGTTAATTTATGGCGCGGCTTTGAGGAACAACGTCAGGCATTGGGTGCTAATCAGTTAAGAAGTTGGTGTCGTAGAAATTTTTTAAATTATTTGCGTTTGCGTGAGTGGCGAGATGCGCATCGGCAGTTATTATTAATTTGTCGAGAAATGAAGTTATTAACTCACCAAAAAACGGGTGTTAATCATCATGAATCTAATGTTAATTATGATGCAGTTCATAGAGCTGTTTTATCAGGGTTATTAAGCCATATTGGTCAGAAAACAGAGGACAATGATTATTTAGGTGCTAGACAAAAACGTTTTTGGATTCATCCCTCAACGGGGTTGGCAAAAAAAGGGCCGCAGTGGGCTATGGCTGCTGAGTTGGTGGAAACCACAAAATTGTTTGCGCGTATTGTTGCTAAAATAGATCCTGTATGGTTAGAGACTCTGGCTCAGCATCTATTAAAGCGAACTTATTTAGAGCCACACTGGGAGAAGAAAAGAGGGCAAGTTGTTGCCTTTGAACAAGTGACTTTATATGGGTTGATTATTGTGGGACGCCGAGCTGTTCATTATGGTCCTCATGATCCTGTTATTGCTCGAGAGCTATTTATTCGAGAAGGCTTGGTAAGAGGTGAGATTATATCGAAAACGAAATGTTTGGAGGCTAATCGCCAGCTAATGGAGCGTCTAGATGATCTCGAGGCTAAAGCCCGTCGCCGTGATATCATTGCCGATGAAGAAACGCTTTATCAGTATTATGATCAGTATATACCACAAGATATTTATCAAACAGCAAGTTTTGATAAGTGGTATCAACGTGAGAGTAAGATAAATCCTAAACTACTGATAATGACGGAAGCAGACGCTCTAGCGAGAACCGCCGATGAGGTAACGACAAACCAGTTTCCTGATAGCTTAGAGTTGAATGGTTTGACGTTATCGTTGAGCTATGTTTTTGAGCCAGGTAATCCACGTGATGGTGTAACCATAAAAGTTCCTGCGCCACTTTTACCCCAGTTGTCTAAAGAGCGTCTTAATTGGCTAGTTCCGGGACTATTGGAACAGCGCGCAATTGCGTTAGTGCGTAACTTACCAAAATCTATTCGTAAGAATTTTGTTCCAGTTCCCGATTTTGTTAAAGCAGCTTTGGCAACAATACCCTTTGCTCATGACAGTTTGTATCAAGCCTTAGGTCAGCAGTTATTAAGAATGACAGGTGTCCGTATTCCAGATGAGGCTTGGCTTGAAGCTGAAGAAGGCCTTGATGATTATTTAAGAATGAATATAGAGGTAGTTGATTCGCTAGCTAAGCGACTAGGTGAGGGTAGAGATTTAGAGGCACTAGTTATTCGCTTTACTAAAGAAAGCCAAGCAGCATTAGCCATTCCTAAAGAAAAGCAAGTAAATAAAACGGTTGAAGCAAAGCATTTTGATGTGTTGCCTACTACTCAACAGCATAAAGTAGCAGGATTGAGTATGACAGTTTATCCTGCACTGTTTGAGGAAAATAGCATCGTAAAAGAGGGGCGGTTTTCTACACAGGCTGAAGCTAATTATCAACATCGACGCGCTTTACAGCGCTTGTTATTACAGCAATTAGCGGAGCAGTCCAAGTTTTTACGCAATAAACTACCATTACAAACAGAGTTAGGGTTATATTTTAAAGATTTCGGGCGATTAGATGGTTTATTGGATGATATTTTATTAGCGAGTGTAGATGAAACGATTTTAGCTGATGAAGCCATACTCCCTCGTGATGCAGCAAGTTTAGCCGTTTTAGCGGAACAAAAACGCGGTGCTTGGTTTGATAATGCTGACCTTTTAGTAAGATTAATCGCCAATATTCTAAATCTATATCATGGTTTACAAAAGTATTTAAAAGGTAAAATAGATCTATCTCATGCTGTTTCCTTAGCAGATATTAAACAACAGCTTGCTAATTTGGTTAATTTGCATTTTGTTAGGGACACGCCATTAGAATGGTTAAAAGAATATCCCCGTTACTTAAAAGCAATTGAGCAACGTTTGGTTAAGTTGCCTACACAATTGCAAAAAGATCGCGTGTATAGTGCAGAGTTGTCTGAGTATTGGCATTTATATCAAGAAAAAAGGGATAAACACTTAAAAGAAGGAAGACGAGATACAGCATTGTTTTTGTACCGATGGATGATAGAGGAGTATAGGGTTTCTTTGTTCGCACAGCAGTTGGGGACAAAATTTCCTATTTCAGATAAACGTTTAAAAAAACAGTGGCAACTTGTTGACTAA